The following proteins come from a genomic window of Halorussus halophilus:
- the aroA gene encoding 3-phosphoshikimate 1-carboxyvinyltransferase, translated as MDVEIEPSTLSGVARAPSSKSYTHRAILAAGYAGGALVYDPLVSADTKATMRAVDAFGGDVTIESDHLVVDGFDGRPEIPGDVIDCGNSGTTMRLVTGTAALGDGITVLTGDSSLRSRPHDPLLSAVDDLGGRAESTRNNGQAPLVVKGPISGDTVSMPGDVSSQFVTSLLMAGAVTDEGIEVELETELKSAPYVDITLELLDEFGVEAGKRKDSYHVEGGQFYEPEDGEYHVPGDFSSISYLLSSGAIAAEDGEEVRIEGAYPSAQGDSKIVGVLGRMGADVDWNRDDGILTVTKSDLSGVEVDVGDTPDLLPTIAALGAVADGETRIVNCEHVRYKETDRVSAMAEELANMGAKTEEEADVLTIHGDDSQLTGGVVDGRGDHRIVMALAVAALASDGPTMIAGGEHVDVSFPKFFDVLYDLGATVERQ; from the coding sequence ATGGACGTAGAAATCGAGCCATCGACGCTCTCGGGGGTCGCGCGGGCACCCTCCTCGAAGAGTTACACCCACCGGGCGATTCTGGCCGCCGGGTACGCGGGCGGCGCGCTAGTGTACGACCCGCTAGTGAGCGCAGACACGAAAGCGACGATGCGAGCAGTGGACGCCTTCGGCGGCGACGTGACCATCGAGTCGGACCATCTCGTCGTGGACGGCTTCGACGGTCGCCCCGAGATTCCGGGCGACGTCATCGACTGCGGCAACAGCGGGACGACCATGCGTCTGGTGACCGGCACGGCCGCACTCGGTGACGGCATTACTGTGCTGACCGGCGATAGCTCCTTGCGCTCGCGGCCGCACGACCCACTCCTCTCCGCTGTGGACGACCTCGGGGGTCGCGCCGAGAGCACGCGAAACAACGGACAGGCCCCGCTGGTCGTCAAAGGACCTATCTCGGGCGATACCGTCTCGATGCCCGGCGACGTGTCTTCGCAGTTCGTCACGTCGCTTCTCATGGCCGGAGCGGTTACGGACGAGGGCATCGAAGTCGAACTCGAAACCGAACTCAAATCCGCGCCGTACGTCGATATCACGCTCGAACTGCTCGACGAATTCGGCGTCGAGGCTGGGAAGCGAAAAGATAGTTACCACGTCGAAGGTGGACAGTTCTACGAACCGGAAGACGGCGAGTACCACGTGCCCGGTGACTTCTCCTCTATCTCGTATTTGCTCTCTTCGGGGGCCATCGCGGCTGAAGACGGCGAAGAGGTCCGCATCGAGGGTGCCTACCCGAGCGCGCAGGGCGACAGCAAAATCGTCGGCGTCCTCGGACGGATGGGCGCGGACGTAGACTGGAACCGCGACGACGGAATTCTCACCGTCACGAAATCCGACCTCTCCGGCGTCGAAGTAGACGTTGGCGACACACCGGACCTGCTCCCAACCATCGCCGCACTGGGTGCGGTCGCAGACGGCGAGACGCGCATCGTCAACTGCGAACACGTTCGGTACAAGGAAACCGACCGGGTGAGCGCGATGGCCGAAGAACTGGCGAATATGGGGGCGAAGACCGAGGAGGAAGCAGACGTGCTGACTATCCACGGCGACGACAGCCAGTTGACCGGTGGCGTGGTGGACGGCCGGGGCGACCACCGCATCGTGATGGCGCTCGCCGTCGCGGCACTCGCCAGCGACGGTCCGACGATGATTGCGGGTGGCGAACACGTAGACGTGTCGTTCCCGAAGTTCTTCGACGTGCTGTACGACCTCGGCGCGACCGTGGAACGGCAGTAA
- a CDS encoding universal stress protein: MKYLVAVDGSESSMDALATALETAEATGASVVALHVVVPELTFIGDDEAPTSFAEASEELLDDATDAEERGQRTLERAQERAEESGIDLETGLLYGEPVEAIVEYADANDVDVIYIGHRGLSERFEGLLGSTAKEVVGRATVPVTVVR, translated from the coding sequence ATGAAATACCTCGTCGCAGTCGATGGTTCGGAGTCGAGCATGGACGCACTCGCCACCGCACTCGAAACCGCCGAAGCGACCGGTGCGTCGGTCGTCGCTCTCCACGTCGTCGTCCCGGAACTGACCTTCATCGGTGACGACGAAGCGCCCACGAGTTTCGCCGAGGCGTCCGAAGAACTGCTGGACGACGCCACCGACGCAGAAGAGCGCGGACAGCGAACTCTCGAACGTGCCCAAGAGCGCGCCGAGGAGTCAGGTATCGACCTCGAAACCGGTCTACTGTACGGCGAACCAGTCGAAGCCATCGTGGAGTACGCAGACGCCAACGACGTAGACGTGATTTACATCGGCCACCGCGGCCTCTCCGAGCGATTCGAGGGACTGCTCGGGAGTACCGCCAAGGAAGTCGTCGGGCGCGCCACGGTGCCGGTGACGGTCGTCAGGTGA